The Amycolatopsis mongoliensis genome includes a window with the following:
- a CDS encoding DUF1206 domain-containing protein has protein sequence MHRTEANAERGEKSDTAQLLGRVGMACYGVVHLVIAYLALQVAFGDSEQADQKGALQQIGSTAFGQVLLWVIAIGLVLFGLWQFLMAATGYEWVSGGKRTRKRIGAVARGVVVIVLGFTAFRIATGSGGGGSGNQSQQEFTAKLLTLPFGPALVVIAAVAVLGVAIAAGVKGVKKKFLEDLNTTELPGKTKRWVGWLGMTGYLAKGVVFTVVAILLAIAGFDSDAHKAGGLDAALKTLAAQPFGTALLTVVALGLAAFGAYCFAAAWAHKR, from the coding sequence GTGCACCGGACCGAGGCCAACGCCGAAAGAGGCGAAAAGAGCGACACGGCGCAGCTGCTCGGCCGGGTCGGCATGGCCTGCTACGGCGTCGTCCACCTCGTCATCGCCTACCTCGCCCTGCAGGTCGCCTTCGGCGACAGCGAGCAGGCCGACCAGAAGGGCGCCCTGCAGCAGATCGGCTCGACGGCGTTCGGCCAGGTCCTGCTCTGGGTCATCGCCATCGGGCTGGTCCTGTTCGGGCTCTGGCAGTTCCTGATGGCCGCCACCGGCTACGAGTGGGTCAGCGGCGGGAAGCGGACGCGCAAGCGGATCGGCGCCGTCGCGCGCGGGGTCGTCGTGATCGTGCTCGGTTTCACCGCCTTCCGGATCGCCACCGGCAGCGGGGGCGGCGGCTCGGGCAACCAGAGCCAGCAGGAGTTCACCGCCAAGCTGCTGACCCTGCCGTTCGGGCCGGCGCTGGTGGTCATCGCCGCCGTGGCCGTCCTCGGCGTGGCGATCGCCGCCGGGGTGAAGGGCGTGAAGAAGAAGTTCCTCGAAGACCTGAACACGACCGAGCTGCCGGGCAAGACCAAGCGCTGGGTCGGCTGGCTGGGCATGACGGGGTACCTCGCCAAGGGCGTCGTCTTCACCGTGGTCGCGATCCTGCTGGCCATCGCCGGGTTCGATTCCGACGCGCACAAGGCCGGCGGGCTGGACGCCGCGCTCAAGACGCTCGCCGCCCAGCCCTTCGGCACCGCGCTGCTGACCGTCGTGGCCCTCGGCCTGGCCGCCTTCGGCGCCTACTGCTTCGCCGCGGCCTGGGCCCACAAGCGCTAA
- a CDS encoding NAD(P)H-binding protein, which produces MPVLVTGARGHVGRAVLDALVAAGQDVRAASRDAATLDVPTAKVSADLEDPSTLDAALDGVGAVFLYTRPSGIEGFVKAAEAAGVRHVVLLSSAATLEPRSAQSRIARLHRAVEEALAAAPFASTVLNPGAFATNVLGWRADIAEGVIRTAYPDSRIGAIHEQDIGDVAARILIDGSHAGQALALTGPAPISFREQAEVLADVLGRPLRVEEETPEQAAGKMVALGWPPEVPPEILRAWERTTREPSLVTDLVREVTGTAPRTFRQWAEEHRADFS; this is translated from the coding sequence ATGCCCGTTCTCGTCACCGGGGCCCGCGGGCACGTCGGCCGCGCCGTGCTCGACGCGCTCGTCGCCGCAGGTCAGGACGTCCGCGCCGCGAGCCGCGACGCCGCCACGCTCGACGTCCCGACCGCCAAGGTCAGCGCCGACCTGGAAGATCCGTCCACACTGGACGCCGCCCTCGACGGCGTCGGCGCGGTGTTCCTGTACACGCGGCCATCGGGGATCGAAGGGTTCGTGAAGGCGGCGGAGGCGGCCGGCGTACGGCACGTCGTGCTGCTGTCGTCGGCGGCGACGCTGGAACCGCGGTCCGCGCAGAGCCGGATCGCGCGGCTGCACCGCGCGGTCGAGGAGGCGCTGGCCGCGGCGCCGTTCGCCTCGACCGTGCTCAACCCCGGCGCGTTCGCGACGAACGTCCTGGGCTGGCGCGCGGACATCGCCGAGGGCGTGATCCGCACGGCCTACCCGGACTCGCGGATCGGGGCGATCCACGAGCAGGACATCGGCGACGTCGCCGCGCGGATCCTGATCGACGGATCGCACGCGGGGCAGGCGCTTGCGCTCACCGGCCCGGCGCCGATCTCGTTCCGGGAGCAGGCGGAAGTGCTCGCCGACGTCCTCGGCCGGCCGTTGCGGGTCGAGGAGGAGACGCCGGAGCAGGCGGCCGGGAAGATGGTCGCACTGGGGTGGCCGCCCGAGGTGCCGCCGGAGATCCTGCGGGCGTGGGAGCGGACGACGCGGGAGCCGTCGCTCGTGACGGACCTCGTGCGCGAGGTGACCGGGACCGCGCCCCGGACGTTCCGCCAGTGGGCGGAGGAGCACCGCGCCGACTTCAGTTGA
- a CDS encoding LCP family protein — protein MTEWPAPPVPARRRQDTGHGVAIFARRGGKVVVSLLSVAILALTWYGWHFIGDPNSGLTTTNVFADTEAHAKPLDGAVDILLVGQDSRTDAQGNPLPREVLDMLHAGVSDGELNTDTMILVHIPQNGKHAIAVSFPRDSWVELAGGYGKHKLNSAFVYAYTDTYKTLQRQGMTDLKQADAQAKVAGRKNLIATIEKFIGKPGMIDRYAEVNLASFYEITKSIGGVEVCLNGPVKEAKSGVDLPGGRQTIEGVQALAFVRQRYGLPNYDLDRIARQQAFLSGLARKVISTDVLTSPGKIADLVAAVKKSVVVSQGWDLTEFAEQMRGLTGGNIEFHTIPTLGNAVIGGADVLRVDPAAVQAEVARLTSDGGTPAAPTPTQLPGAKAVTVELFDGSGSAALAGQTHTMLQGKGFTVAADQKLSTRNTTVVRYNPADSAALDLVKQALGTSVQAEPDRDVTAGHVRVLLGKDFRSSAAGSGGAPATSAPTAPSTPVSSTPAAPPITAGDVPCVN, from the coding sequence GTGACCGAATGGCCGGCGCCGCCCGTCCCGGCGCGCCGAAGGCAGGACACCGGCCACGGCGTCGCGATCTTCGCACGCCGCGGCGGCAAGGTCGTGGTGTCGTTGCTCTCCGTCGCGATCCTGGCCCTGACCTGGTACGGCTGGCACTTCATCGGTGACCCGAACAGCGGCCTGACCACCACGAACGTCTTCGCCGACACCGAGGCGCACGCGAAGCCGCTCGACGGCGCCGTCGACATCCTCCTGGTCGGCCAGGACAGCCGCACCGACGCGCAGGGCAACCCCCTGCCCCGCGAGGTGCTGGACATGCTGCACGCCGGCGTCTCGGACGGCGAGCTGAACACCGACACGATGATCCTCGTGCACATCCCCCAGAACGGTAAGCACGCGATCGCGGTCTCGTTCCCGCGCGACTCCTGGGTGGAGCTCGCCGGCGGCTACGGCAAGCACAAGCTCAACAGCGCCTTCGTCTACGCGTACACGGACACTTACAAAACGTTGCAGCGGCAGGGCATGACCGACCTCAAGCAGGCCGACGCGCAGGCGAAGGTCGCCGGGCGGAAGAACCTGATCGCCACGATCGAGAAGTTCATCGGCAAGCCGGGCATGATCGACCGCTACGCCGAGGTCAACCTCGCGAGCTTCTACGAGATCACCAAGTCGATCGGCGGCGTCGAGGTCTGCCTCAACGGCCCGGTCAAGGAGGCGAAGTCCGGCGTGGACCTGCCGGGCGGGCGCCAGACGATCGAAGGCGTGCAGGCGCTCGCGTTCGTCCGGCAGCGCTACGGGCTGCCCAACTACGACCTCGACCGGATCGCGCGCCAGCAGGCGTTCCTGTCCGGACTGGCCCGCAAGGTGATCTCGACCGACGTGCTGACCAGCCCGGGCAAGATCGCCGACCTGGTGGCCGCGGTGAAGAAGTCCGTGGTGGTGTCGCAGGGCTGGGACCTGACCGAGTTCGCCGAGCAGATGCGCGGCCTGACCGGCGGCAACATCGAGTTCCACACCATCCCCACCCTGGGCAACGCGGTGATCGGCGGCGCCGACGTGCTGCGCGTCGACCCGGCCGCCGTCCAGGCCGAGGTGGCCCGGCTGACCTCGGACGGCGGCACCCCGGCGGCCCCGACGCCCACCCAGCTGCCGGGCGCGAAGGCCGTGACGGTCGAGCTGTTCGACGGCTCCGGGTCGGCGGCGCTGGCCGGCCAGACGCACACGATGCTCCAGGGCAAGGGCTTCACGGTCGCCGCCGACCAGAAGCTGAGCACCCGCAACACCACCGTCGTCCGGTACAACCCGGCCGACAGCGCCGCGCTGGACCTGGTCAAGCAGGCGCTGGGCACCAGCGTCCAGGCCGAGCCCGACCGGGACGTCACCGCCGGGCACGTGCGCGTGCTGCTGGGCAAGGACTTCCGCAGCTCGGCCGCCGGCTCGGGCGGCGCGCCGGCCACGTCCGCACCGACGGCGCCCTCGACGCCGGTGTCTTCCACCCCCGCCGCACCGCCGATCACCGCGGGCGACGTTCCCTGCGTCAACTAG
- a CDS encoding DoxX family protein: MFGRFKDVALLLGRIGVAVVFLAHGLQKWNNGIGGTAKFFEMTGIPLPTAAAVFAMTVEILGSVAFIAGFLMPLVGIGYVVISVGALLSVHIDNGLTGQGGYELVLVLALAGLALGFNGGRLSLDHLLWGRRRPRRDTEVGELQNA; encoded by the coding sequence ATGTTCGGACGATTCAAGGACGTGGCCCTGCTGCTGGGGAGGATCGGCGTCGCGGTCGTCTTCCTCGCGCACGGGCTCCAGAAGTGGAACAACGGCATCGGCGGCACGGCGAAGTTCTTCGAGATGACCGGCATCCCGCTGCCCACGGCCGCCGCGGTCTTCGCGATGACCGTCGAGATCCTCGGCTCCGTCGCGTTCATCGCCGGGTTCCTGATGCCGCTGGTCGGCATCGGGTACGTCGTGATCTCCGTCGGCGCGCTGCTCTCGGTGCACATCGACAACGGCCTGACCGGCCAGGGCGGCTACGAGCTGGTGCTGGTGCTCGCGCTCGCCGGGCTCGCCCTCGGCTTCAACGGCGGCCGGCTTTCGCTCGACCACCTGCTGTGGGGCCGTCGCCGCCCCCGCCGCGACACCGAGGTCGGCGAGCTGCAGAACGCCTGA
- a CDS encoding LCP family protein, producing MEDEQEQPETAAKPVTERDDPDWKPSPFPRETPPAPVDEAPSRTRRAGRITRRVAVGLVSVLALGASGYAYVTKDQLQSTIPTTDALTPRAGEPAPPPADDGADDILLVGSDARTDAQGNQLPLRVLKELRTEANNGAVNTDTVILLRVPKNGSKPSAVSVPRDTWTDIPGRGKAKINSAYGIAKAHFAQGLRAQGERDQAKIERDSDTEGRRVLVQAVQDLTQVRIDHYAEINLLGFYLLTEALGGVKVCLNHATEDKDSGANFRRGEQTVSGGEALSFVRQRKNLPRGDLDRIVRQQAFLSSALHQVLSAGTLASPGTLNNLMDAVHRSLTLDPGLDLLQFAQQAKGLASGDLAFATIPVITANGRSEDGQSIVEIDPKAVREFVAGLAGRSAPAAAKAPDSSPAGGGSGSGAAPAAAPLLQASDGVPCVN from the coding sequence ATGGAAGACGAGCAGGAACAGCCGGAGACGGCCGCCAAGCCGGTGACGGAGCGCGACGATCCTGACTGGAAGCCGTCGCCGTTCCCGCGCGAGACGCCCCCCGCTCCGGTGGACGAGGCACCGTCGCGGACGCGGCGGGCCGGGCGGATCACCCGCCGGGTCGCGGTCGGTCTCGTCTCGGTGCTCGCTCTCGGCGCCAGCGGCTACGCCTACGTCACCAAGGACCAGCTGCAGAGCACCATCCCGACGACCGACGCGCTCACCCCGCGCGCCGGCGAGCCCGCACCGCCGCCCGCGGACGACGGCGCGGACGACATCCTGCTCGTCGGCAGCGACGCGCGGACCGACGCGCAGGGCAACCAGCTCCCGCTGCGGGTGCTGAAGGAGCTGCGGACCGAGGCCAACAACGGCGCGGTGAACACCGACACGGTGATCCTGCTGCGGGTGCCGAAGAACGGCTCGAAGCCGTCGGCGGTGTCGGTGCCCCGGGACACCTGGACCGACATCCCGGGCCGCGGCAAGGCGAAGATCAACTCGGCGTACGGCATCGCGAAGGCGCACTTCGCGCAGGGGCTGCGCGCGCAGGGTGAGCGCGACCAGGCGAAGATCGAGCGCGACTCCGACACCGAGGGCCGCCGGGTGCTGGTGCAGGCGGTGCAGGACCTCACCCAGGTGCGGATCGACCACTACGCCGAGATCAACCTGCTGGGCTTCTACCTGCTCACCGAGGCCCTCGGCGGCGTGAAGGTCTGCCTGAACCACGCGACCGAGGACAAGGACTCGGGCGCGAACTTCCGCCGCGGCGAGCAGACGGTGTCCGGTGGCGAAGCGCTGTCGTTCGTCCGCCAGCGCAAGAACCTGCCGCGCGGCGACCTCGACCGGATCGTGCGGCAGCAGGCGTTCCTGTCGTCGGCGCTGCACCAGGTGCTCTCGGCGGGCACGCTGGCCAGCCCCGGCACGCTGAACAACCTGATGGACGCGGTGCACCGGTCGCTGACCCTCGACCCGGGGCTCGACCTGCTGCAGTTCGCGCAGCAGGCGAAGGGCCTCGCGTCGGGCGACCTGGCGTTCGCGACGATCCCGGTGATCACGGCGAACGGCCGCAGCGAGGACGGCCAGAGCATCGTGGAGATCGACCCGAAGGCGGTCCGCGAGTTCGTGGCGGGCTTGGCGGGCCGCTCCGCACCGGCGGCGGCCAAGGCGCCGGACAGCTCCCCTGCCGGCGGCGGCTCGGGCAGCGGCGCCGCCCCCGCCGCGGCGCCGCTGCTCCAAGCTTCCGACGGAGTCCCCTGCGTCAACTGA
- a CDS encoding elongation factor G, which produces MKTLNIGILAHVDAGKTSLTERLLFEAGAIDHLGSVDRGDTQTDSLELERRRGITIRSAVVSFTTGDTRITLIDTPGHSDFIAEVERALRVLDGAVLVVSAVEGVQAQTRVLMRTLRRLGIPTLIFVNKIDRPGARDLLDEIRAKLAPRAIALNAATASDELAELLADGDDAFLESYVEGRVDEPGCRTELARQVARGALHPVLSGSAITGAGVAGLVTAMAELLPAAERTGDGPLHATVFKIDRGRAGEKIAYARLHSGSLAPRQRISFYRGETELTGRVTAIEVTGDDVALAGDVARVRGLRDVRIGDRLGSPGTARDGVFAPPSLETVVRPVRPEQAAALFTALTRLSEEDPLIDVRRHGHDISVRLYGEVQKEVLRSLLADGAGIDVTFERTRTLYVEKPVGRGEAVEELDPEQRLYFFATVGLRVEPGPGVTFGLSVELGSLPLAFHKAIEETVHTTLEQGLHGWEVLDVAVTLTHTAFFSPLSAAGDFRKMTPLVLMAALKQAGTRVHEPVHRFELEVPANAVSAVLLKLAELRAVPGEPVIGASSCTLHGTIPAEHVHAFEQALPALSQGEGVFLSEFEDYRPCPGPPPTRPRTGQNPLDRKEYLAQVARR; this is translated from the coding sequence GTGAAAACCCTGAACATCGGCATTCTCGCGCACGTCGACGCCGGTAAGACCAGCCTGACCGAACGCCTGCTCTTCGAAGCGGGCGCGATCGACCACCTCGGCAGCGTCGACCGCGGCGACACCCAGACCGACTCCCTCGAGCTCGAACGCCGTCGCGGCATCACCATCCGCTCCGCGGTGGTCTCGTTCACGACCGGCGACACCCGGATCACCCTGATCGACACCCCGGGTCACTCGGACTTCATCGCCGAGGTCGAGCGCGCCCTGCGCGTGCTCGACGGGGCCGTGCTGGTGGTGTCCGCCGTCGAAGGCGTCCAGGCCCAGACCCGCGTGCTGATGCGCACCCTGCGCCGGCTCGGCATCCCCACCCTGATCTTCGTCAACAAGATCGACCGGCCGGGCGCGCGTGACCTGCTCGACGAGATCCGCGCGAAGCTGGCGCCGCGCGCGATCGCCCTGAACGCCGCCACCGCGTCCGACGAGCTGGCCGAGCTGCTGGCCGACGGCGACGACGCGTTCCTGGAGTCCTATGTGGAGGGCCGGGTCGACGAGCCCGGATGCCGCACCGAGCTGGCCCGGCAGGTGGCGCGCGGCGCGCTGCACCCGGTGCTGTCCGGCTCGGCGATCACCGGCGCCGGCGTCGCCGGCCTCGTCACGGCGATGGCCGAGCTGCTCCCGGCCGCCGAGCGCACCGGCGACGGACCGCTGCACGCAACGGTGTTCAAGATCGATCGCGGCCGCGCCGGGGAGAAGATCGCCTACGCGCGCCTGCACTCCGGGTCACTGGCCCCGCGACAGCGGATCTCCTTCTACCGCGGGGAAACCGAGCTCACCGGCCGGGTCACGGCGATCGAGGTCACCGGGGACGACGTGGCACTGGCCGGCGATGTCGCCCGGGTACGCGGCCTGCGCGACGTCCGCATCGGCGACCGGCTCGGCTCCCCCGGCACCGCGCGCGACGGCGTGTTCGCGCCCCCGAGCCTGGAGACGGTGGTGCGGCCGGTCCGGCCCGAGCAGGCGGCGGCGTTGTTCACGGCGCTGACCCGGCTGTCCGAGGAGGACCCGCTGATCGACGTCCGCCGCCACGGCCACGACATTTCGGTGCGGCTCTACGGCGAAGTGCAGAAGGAGGTGCTGCGCTCGCTGCTGGCCGACGGCGCCGGCATCGACGTCACCTTCGAGCGGACGCGCACCCTGTACGTCGAGAAGCCGGTCGGCCGCGGTGAGGCCGTGGAGGAGCTGGATCCGGAGCAGCGGCTGTACTTCTTCGCGACGGTCGGGCTGCGGGTGGAACCCGGCCCCGGCGTCACGTTCGGGCTCTCGGTCGAGCTGGGCTCGCTGCCGCTCGCGTTCCACAAGGCCATCGAGGAGACCGTCCACACCACGCTCGAGCAGGGGTTGCACGGCTGGGAGGTGCTGGACGTCGCCGTCACGCTGACGCACACGGCGTTCTTCAGTCCGCTCAGCGCCGCGGGCGACTTCCGCAAGATGACGCCGCTGGTGCTGATGGCGGCGCTGAAGCAGGCCGGCACGCGGGTGCACGAGCCGGTGCACCGCTTCGAGCTGGAGGTCCCGGCGAACGCCGTCAGCGCGGTGCTGCTCAAGCTCGCGGAGCTGCGCGCGGTGCCCGGCGAACCGGTCATCGGGGCGTCGTCGTGCACGCTGCACGGCACGATCCCGGCGGAGCACGTCCACGCGTTCGAGCAGGCCCTGCCGGCGCTCAGTCAGGGCGAGGGCGTCTTCCTCAGCGAGTTCGAGGACTACCGTCCTTGCCCCGGCCCGCCGCCCACGCGGCCGCGGACCGGCCAGAACCCGTTGGACCGCAAGGAATACCTCGCGCAGGTGGCCCGGCGTTAG
- a CDS encoding TIGR03089 family protein, with amino-acid sequence MSLTDELLRPLLASPAKPLITHYDDQLGSRVELSVATTANWAAKTANWLTEEFDVEPGDAVAVQLPAHWQTVGVLLGAWWCGARVVTEGAGARVAFVGPDDPEPTGATATAVVTLDPMGRGLAEPPGGGAFDYLSESRAAGDQYSPLFPIPGDTPALFESTVDEVLAEARARAAKLGLTADDRVLSTRDWSGPEGILDGLLVPLAAGAHLVHVSNADQAKLAARRDAERTTADLPA; translated from the coding sequence ATGAGCCTGACCGACGAGCTGCTGCGCCCGCTGCTGGCCTCGCCCGCCAAACCGTTGATCACCCACTACGACGACCAACTGGGCAGCCGCGTCGAGCTGTCCGTGGCGACGACCGCCAACTGGGCGGCGAAAACGGCCAACTGGCTGACCGAAGAGTTCGACGTCGAACCGGGCGACGCCGTGGCCGTGCAGCTCCCGGCGCACTGGCAGACCGTCGGCGTGCTGCTCGGGGCGTGGTGGTGCGGGGCGCGCGTCGTGACCGAAGGCGCGGGCGCGCGGGTGGCGTTCGTCGGGCCGGACGACCCGGAGCCGACCGGCGCCACGGCGACCGCGGTCGTCACGCTCGACCCGATGGGCCGCGGGCTGGCCGAGCCGCCGGGCGGCGGCGCGTTCGACTACCTGTCGGAGTCCCGCGCGGCGGGCGACCAGTACAGCCCGCTGTTCCCGATCCCGGGTGACACGCCCGCGCTGTTCGAGTCCACTGTGGACGAGGTGCTGGCGGAAGCCCGCGCCCGCGCGGCGAAACTCGGCCTCACCGCGGACGACCGCGTGTTGTCCACCCGGGACTGGAGCGGACCGGAGGGCATCCTCGACGGCCTGCTCGTCCCCCTGGCCGCGGGCGCCCACCTGGTCCACGTGAGCAACGCGGACCAGGCCAAGCTCGCCGCCCGCCGCGACGCGGAGCGCACCACGGCCGACCTCCCCGCCTGA